The genomic segment CGGCATCCTGCCGCCCGACCATCCCCTGCTCGCCAGTGGCCTCCAGTCGGTCGCCGAGGGTCGCCAGATGATCGCGGATGCCGATGTGGTGATCGCGGTGGGCACGGAGCTCGGCGTCACCGACTACGATTTCTCCTTCAACGACAAGCTGGCGTTCCGCCAGCCGCTCATCCGCATCGATATCGACCCGATGCAGGTTGCCGGCGAGCACCGGGCCGAGGTCGGCATCGTCTCGGATGCGGGCCTGGCCCTGTCGGCGCTCATGGAGGCGCTCGGCGAGGGCCGGTCGGCCAACGGCGCGGCCTCGCGCATCGCCGCCGCGGTCGATGCCGCGGAGGGGCGCTGGACCGACGCGCAGCGCACCATGTCGGCCGCGCTCGACACCATGCGCGACGCGCTCGGCGACCCGATTATCGTCGGCGACAGCACCAAGCCGATCTATCAGGGCTATTTCGGCTACCGGGCTTCCGGCCCGCGCGGCTGGTTCAACTCCTCCACCGGTTACGGCACGCTCGGCTATGCGCTGCCCGCGGCCATCGGCGCGAAGCTGTCCGCCGGCGACCGTCCGGTCGTGGCGCTGGCCGGCGACGGCGGCGCGCAGTTCACCCTGTCCGAACTCGCCACGGCGGCGCAGGACCGCATACCGGTCATCGCCGTCATGTGGAACAATAACGGCTACCGCGAGATCCGCGACGCTATGGAGAGCGCTCAGGTGAAGCCCATCGGCGTGGACGTCACGCCCCCCGATTTCCTCAAGACCGCGGATGCGGTGGGCATTCGCGCCTGCCGGGCCGCCTCGCTCGGCGATCTGGCGCAGGTTCTCCGCGATCATGGCGGCAGGGACGCGCCGCTGCTCGTCGAGATCGGGCCCGATATCGCGTCGTGACATGGGCGGGCAATGCCGCTAAGCATTGCCTGTGAACCGGCTCGCGATTGAGGGCGTTTGCAGGGTGGCAAGG from the Kaustia mangrovi genome contains:
- a CDS encoding 5-guanidino-2-oxopentanoate decarboxylase, coding for MTTVGEALIRLLEGYGVDTVFGIPGVHTVELYRGLAESPIRHVTPRHEQGAGFMADGYARASGKPGVAFTITGPGVTNIATAMGQAYGDSIPMLVVSSVNARATLGRGSGQLHELPSQRAVAAGVSAFSHTLLTPDALPEVLARAFTLFASARPRPVHLEIPTDVFSLPADGLDLTPRPLPGPPGPNAREIGRAVELIANSRSTVLLVGGGAVGAAVEVRALAERLDAATMLTTNARGILPPDHPLLASGLQSVAEGRQMIADADVVIAVGTELGVTDYDFSFNDKLAFRQPLIRIDIDPMQVAGEHRAEVGIVSDAGLALSALMEALGEGRSANGAASRIAAAVDAAEGRWTDAQRTMSAALDTMRDALGDPIIVGDSTKPIYQGYFGYRASGPRGWFNSSTGYGTLGYALPAAIGAKLSAGDRPVVALAGDGGAQFTLSELATAAQDRIPVIAVMWNNNGYREIRDAMESAQVKPIGVDVTPPDFLKTADAVGIRACRAASLGDLAQVLRDHGGRDAPLLVEIGPDIAS